A genomic window from Brevibacillus agri includes:
- a CDS encoding carbohydrate ABC transporter permease, with translation MSSQLQPEVHAAARPKAEKSLNRMKRSDWLWAYLMIAPTLIGLGVFYIWPVVQTIYLSFTKWGGFGKYKWTGVDNYVLLFQDPNMWIALKNTFVYTVLAVPASIAISILIAVLLNQKIKGISFYRTLYFLPVVTMAAAVAMVWRWLYNADYGLINYLLGLVGIEGPRWISDPAIALYAVIIVAVWSSIGYNMVIFLAGLQGIPRSYYEAAEMDGAGPVRMFFTITLPLLTPSIFFVSITSLIGAFQVFDLIYLMIGKLGNPATEATQTVAYLFFTNGFESGNGGYAAAVAVVLLVLILIVTAVQMKMQKKWVHYD, from the coding sequence ATGAGCAGCCAACTTCAGCCTGAGGTGCATGCCGCTGCCCGGCCAAAAGCGGAAAAATCGTTGAACCGGATGAAGCGAAGCGACTGGCTTTGGGCGTATCTCATGATCGCGCCGACGCTGATCGGTTTGGGTGTGTTTTACATATGGCCAGTCGTGCAAACCATCTATCTCAGCTTTACCAAATGGGGAGGCTTCGGCAAGTACAAATGGACGGGCGTCGACAACTACGTGCTGCTGTTCCAGGACCCGAACATGTGGATCGCGCTGAAAAATACGTTCGTCTATACGGTGCTCGCGGTGCCTGCCAGTATCGCCATCTCCATATTGATCGCCGTTTTGCTGAACCAAAAAATCAAAGGCATCTCGTTTTACCGCACGCTGTATTTCTTGCCGGTCGTGACGATGGCGGCTGCCGTGGCGATGGTGTGGAGATGGCTGTACAACGCCGATTACGGTTTAATCAACTACTTGCTCGGGCTGGTGGGAATTGAGGGGCCGCGCTGGATATCCGACCCGGCGATCGCGCTGTACGCCGTCATTATCGTGGCGGTCTGGAGCTCGATCGGCTACAACATGGTCATTTTCCTCGCGGGCTTGCAGGGCATTCCGCGCAGCTACTACGAAGCGGCCGAAATGGATGGCGCCGGACCTGTGCGCATGTTTTTCACCATCACGCTGCCGCTGTTGACGCCGTCGATTTTTTTCGTCAGCATTACGTCGCTGATTGGCGCCTTCCAGGTGTTTGACCTGATTTATTTGATGATCGGCAAGCTGGGCAATCCGGCGACCGAGGCTACGCAAACAGTCGCGTATTTGTTCTTCACCAACGGCTTCGAGTCGGGCAACGGAGGCTATGCAGCCGCAGTGGCTGTCGTGCTGCTCGTGCTGATCCTGATTGTGACGGCCGTCCAGATGAAAATGCAGAAAAAATGGGTTCACTACGATTAA
- a CDS encoding ABC transporter substrate-binding protein, with the protein MKKLVSLAMAALLVAVAGCSGGGQSAAPSEGQQPGAASGEKVTLTYALWDKNQMPAMEEIAKKFHEANPNIDIKIELTPNKQYWTKMEAAATGGTLPDVFWINGPRIIKYAANDVLLPITDQIKADGIDLGNYPKALVDLYTYEGQNYALPKDFDTIGLWYNKKLFDEANVPYPDETWDWNKLKEAAKKLTDEKKGIWGIAAAPYGQDNYYNTIFQSGGYVISEDKKSSGFDKPETIEGLKLWVDMINDKVSPSAAQMSETESTQLFESGKVAMIYTGSWMASAFHTNEYTKDKVDVAYLPKGKENTSVIHGLGNVIAANTKHPKEAWEFVKYLGSKEAAEIQASKGAAIPAFNGTQDTWVKSMPNFNLQIFIDQAANAKAYPISKDTAKWAKLETEYMTKAWAGQMSVEDAAKELAQKMNELLAQE; encoded by the coding sequence ATGAAAAAGTTGGTTTCATTGGCGATGGCCGCTCTGTTGGTAGCGGTGGCAGGATGTTCCGGTGGCGGACAAAGCGCCGCCCCGTCTGAAGGGCAACAGCCGGGTGCGGCAAGCGGAGAAAAGGTAACGCTTACGTACGCCCTGTGGGACAAAAACCAGATGCCGGCCATGGAGGAAATTGCGAAGAAATTCCACGAAGCCAATCCCAATATTGACATCAAGATCGAGCTGACGCCGAACAAACAGTATTGGACGAAGATGGAAGCGGCTGCGACTGGCGGCACGTTGCCGGACGTTTTCTGGATCAACGGCCCGCGGATCATCAAGTACGCGGCAAACGACGTGTTGTTGCCGATCACAGACCAGATCAAGGCGGACGGCATCGACCTCGGGAACTACCCGAAGGCGCTGGTTGATCTGTACACATACGAGGGACAAAACTACGCATTGCCGAAAGATTTTGACACCATTGGCCTCTGGTACAACAAAAAACTGTTTGATGAAGCGAACGTGCCTTATCCGGACGAGACATGGGACTGGAACAAGCTGAAGGAAGCGGCGAAAAAGCTGACAGACGAGAAAAAAGGCATCTGGGGCATCGCGGCAGCGCCGTACGGACAGGACAACTACTACAACACGATCTTCCAGAGCGGCGGGTACGTCATCTCCGAGGACAAGAAGTCGTCGGGCTTTGACAAACCGGAAACGATCGAGGGGCTGAAGCTGTGGGTCGACATGATTAACGACAAAGTGTCCCCGTCTGCGGCGCAAATGTCGGAAACCGAGTCCACGCAGTTGTTCGAGTCGGGCAAGGTGGCGATGATTTACACGGGTTCGTGGATGGCGAGCGCTTTTCACACCAACGAATATACAAAAGACAAGGTAGACGTCGCGTATTTGCCAAAAGGCAAGGAAAACACCAGCGTCATTCACGGCCTGGGCAATGTGATCGCGGCGAACACGAAGCATCCGAAAGAAGCGTGGGAATTTGTGAAGTACTTGGGCTCCAAGGAAGCGGCTGAGATTCAGGCGAGCAAAGGCGCGGCGATTCCGGCGTTCAACGGCACCCAGGATACGTGGGTCAAGTCGATGCCGAACTTCAATCTGCAAATTTTCATCGATCAGGCAGCGAACGCCAAGGCGTACCCGATTTCCAAAGATACGGCGAAGTGGGCCAAGCTGGAGACGGAGTACATGACCAAAGCCTGGGCGGGCCAAATGAGTGTGGAGGATGCAGCCAAAGAGCTTGCGCAAAAAATGAACGAGCTGCTGGCGCAAGAGTAG
- a CDS encoding ROK family transcriptional regulator, with protein sequence MRRTGDLKLIQELNRFIILDTIRQHGPISRSDIAKRQGISPTTVTSAVNELIRDGLVAEDGTGESKGGRKPIMVRFCPDGKFLIGVSITNTAITIAEMNLEAATKRKQVYPVGPDMVSERIVQYVLDSIADFLGQVEDVTRCLGISIIAPGIVDAASGVIRFNSKLRLTDVPLKDLAEQRFGMETWLDNDANAIALAEKNFGVGLDADNLLFVTVGEGVGSGLVVNGSIFRGSRGGAGEFGHTTVDRSGMRCDCGNVGCLENYVAWPAIYTGLLSAIARGKETLVLELAGGDLTKITFDVFRQALQQKDQVCEDIVEEIASYLSIGIVNLVNLFNPSLIILGGEMMRDNHVLFERIEKQVREQAMGIMVEGLEFRPTMLGADFEVKAAAAVLLQDVFHFSL encoded by the coding sequence ATGCGCAGGACTGGAGATTTGAAACTCATTCAAGAACTGAATCGCTTTATCATACTCGATACAATCCGCCAGCATGGGCCCATCTCGCGCAGCGACATCGCCAAAAGGCAAGGCATCAGCCCTACCACCGTCACTTCGGCCGTCAACGAGCTGATTCGCGACGGATTGGTAGCGGAGGATGGCACAGGGGAATCGAAGGGCGGGCGCAAGCCGATCATGGTGCGCTTTTGCCCGGACGGGAAGTTTTTGATCGGCGTTTCCATCACGAATACGGCGATTACGATTGCCGAGATGAACCTGGAGGCGGCGACCAAGCGCAAGCAGGTGTACCCGGTCGGTCCTGACATGGTGAGCGAGCGGATCGTGCAGTACGTGCTGGATTCGATCGCGGACTTCTTGGGGCAGGTGGAGGATGTCACCCGTTGCCTCGGCATTTCGATCATCGCGCCGGGGATTGTCGATGCGGCAAGCGGCGTGATTCGCTTCAACTCCAAGCTGCGGCTGACGGATGTTCCGCTGAAGGATCTCGCCGAGCAGCGCTTTGGCATGGAGACGTGGCTGGACAATGACGCCAATGCGATCGCGCTGGCGGAAAAAAACTTCGGCGTGGGGCTTGATGCCGACAACCTGCTGTTTGTGACAGTCGGAGAAGGGGTAGGTTCAGGTCTTGTTGTAAACGGTTCCATTTTCCGCGGAAGCCGCGGGGGCGCGGGCGAGTTTGGGCATACGACAGTGGACCGGAGCGGCATGCGCTGCGATTGCGGCAATGTCGGCTGTCTGGAAAACTACGTCGCCTGGCCGGCGATCTACACGGGCTTGTTGTCCGCGATTGCGCGCGGCAAAGAGACGCTCGTGCTGGAGCTGGCTGGCGGAGATTTGACGAAAATTACGTTTGACGTGTTCCGCCAAGCCTTGCAGCAAAAAGACCAGGTGTGCGAGGACATCGTGGAAGAGATCGCGTCGTATTTGTCGATCGGCATCGTCAATCTGGTCAATCTGTTCAACCCGAGCCTGATTATTCTCGGCGGGGAAATGATGCGCGACAACCACGTCTTGTTCGAGCGTATCGAAAAACAGGTGCGGGAGCAGGCAATGGGCATCATGGTGGAAGGGCTGGAGTTCCGCCCGACTATGCTGGGAGCGGACTTTGAAGTCAAGGCAGCCGCTGCCGTACTGCTACAGGACGTTTTTCATTTCAGCCTGTAG
- a CDS encoding PLDc N-terminal domain-containing protein — protein MASLGDSSIVMFLPLLLFLLFNAINILISIWAYRDSRRRGNSKEFSVIVLVALLFFPVIGLIVYLIIRKD, from the coding sequence TTGGCAAGTTTGGGCGATTCTTCGATTGTGATGTTTCTGCCCTTGCTATTATTTTTGCTTTTCAACGCGATAAACATCCTCATCAGCATTTGGGCCTACCGCGATTCGCGGCGCAGAGGCAACAGCAAAGAATTTTCCGTTATCGTGCTGGTTGCGCTGCTTTTTTTCCCGGTGATCGGGTTGATTGTGTATTTGATTATACGGAAGGATTAG
- a CDS encoding helix-turn-helix domain-containing protein, with protein MKGSDQTKPLLTNREREVFELLVQDKTTKEIAGQLFISEKTVRNHISNVMQKLGVKGRSQAVVELVRLGELEI; from the coding sequence TTGAAGGGTAGCGACCAAACCAAGCCGTTGTTAACGAATCGCGAAAGAGAAGTGTTTGAACTCTTGGTCCAAGATAAGACAACCAAAGAGATTGCCGGACAACTCTTCATCAGCGAAAAGACTGTGCGCAATCACATCAGTAATGTCATGCAAAAATTAGGTGTCAAAGGTCGATCTCAGGCAGTAGTCGAACTCGTTCGACTTGGTGAACTAGAGATTTGA
- a CDS encoding ABC transporter permease — translation MQKRFNWSLWIGGILVALLVLIGVIGPYIAPYELDFQEKLRNEVVNGKTIIVAPPLPPSAEHWLGTDKWGYDLLTLLLHGAPYTVFVTLAVAAVRLLIGIFLGLYIGVQDKPQRWWLAIENAWSYMPIFIPVYFLLKGISINPLMPTSTLVLFFIVVVGVLGAPSVASSIRQKTEQIKESQYVLAAVSLGAGREQIIFRHILPHLKEQIIIILVTEMVAIMTLMGLLGMFDLFVGGTKMTMDPVLFHSITHEWAGLLGSYRGFVYSNYTWIFLTPLVAFVIAVGSFTLLAKGLREKFEQTYHRTPFI, via the coding sequence ATGCAAAAACGATTCAACTGGTCATTGTGGATCGGCGGCATCCTGGTGGCGCTGCTCGTGCTCATCGGCGTGATCGGGCCGTATATCGCCCCGTATGAGCTGGACTTTCAGGAAAAGCTGCGCAACGAGGTCGTCAACGGCAAAACGATCATTGTCGCACCGCCGCTGCCTCCATCCGCGGAGCATTGGCTGGGAACGGATAAATGGGGCTACGACCTGCTGACCTTGCTGCTTCACGGCGCGCCTTACACCGTGTTCGTCACGCTGGCAGTGGCCGCCGTGCGATTGTTGATCGGGATTTTTCTCGGCCTGTACATTGGCGTGCAGGACAAGCCCCAGCGCTGGTGGCTGGCGATTGAAAATGCCTGGAGCTACATGCCGATCTTCATCCCTGTCTATTTCTTGCTGAAAGGGATCAGCATCAACCCGCTGATGCCGACATCCACGCTTGTGTTGTTTTTCATCGTGGTCGTCGGCGTGCTGGGAGCGCCCTCTGTTGCTTCCTCGATCCGGCAAAAGACGGAGCAGATCAAGGAGTCGCAGTACGTCCTGGCTGCCGTCTCGCTCGGGGCGGGCCGCGAGCAGATCATTTTCCGGCATATCTTGCCGCATCTGAAGGAGCAGATCATCATTATATTGGTCACGGAAATGGTCGCGATCATGACCTTGATGGGGCTTCTCGGGATGTTCGACCTTTTCGTGGGCGGGACAAAAATGACGATGGACCCGGTTCTTTTCCACTCGATCACGCACGAGTGGGCAGGGCTGCTCGGTTCGTACCGGGGCTTTGTGTACAGCAATTACACCTGGATTTTCCTCACGCCGCTGGTTGCCTTCGTGATCGCGGTCGGCTCGTTTACGCTGCTGGCAAAGGGACTGCGTGAGAAGTTTGAGCAGACGTATCATCGGACGCCGTTTATTTAA